One stretch of Corvus hawaiiensis isolate bCorHaw1 chromosome 1, bCorHaw1.pri.cur, whole genome shotgun sequence DNA includes these proteins:
- the LOC125330928 gene encoding alpha-2-macroglobulin-like protein 1, protein MRSPALPVLLLILLLSAGASAAPSFVVVSPAVLYHPHPATLWVHLSDLQGPVQVRVQLQGSSGTPATTLLRREVLEPHLHLNVTFPAPAPATGKEEIVELHVSIQGDSLNVSESKKVMLRALEPGIFIQTDKAVYKPGQEVKFRVVSLDKDLSPSNQKLPLVFLKDPSGNRIAQWREVTPRQGIVDLSLPLASEPALGTYTISVEGKSHSFSVEEYVLPKFEVTIHLPSALRTKDEKFPVEICGRYTYGKPVQGKVQADLCLSQRLWPLYRETCTQVTGQTGKNGCFSTEVLLAAFNMTTLETDEKLEVKASLVEDGTGLEMKSTKSCEVLPEKITVTFEKPDHVYKRSLPYTGMIRLKSADGSGLPQRQVLLFVWNQGQEKTQSFLTDSSGRASFQLDASGWSGRVSLRAQVSRTAQSQDEHSGVTHEDAFLSVMPFSSKSGSFLHIRDPEGELPCGRPQLFHVDSIFSKEALGSGLKNLDLVFMVLAKGTITTIFKKEVSAEPGQRVSISLELPIGLELAPMARFLVYVVLPNGEMVADSTELYVAKCFPNQVTMAFSEARALPGAALRLQLGAAPGSLCAVRAVDRSVLLLKPEAELNAEAVYKALPEFSYPPSIQDESPCHFYWDDSKMETYKLFQDAALKLFTNAKTRGDCLPRLIMFGVPGPRGEVLLPRFTAESEDVSVLMSMPSPAIQVIQDREEPPAPRTYFPETWLWDLVPVGEGGSAEVTVTVPDAITEWEAGMFCTAPQGLGLSPAVTLTAFQPFFVELALPYAVVRHETFTLRASVFNYLRQCLRVQVTLAESAELEVSPGAGDSYSSCVCADEAKTFQWGVRATSLGQVNITVSTEALSSTEPCGNELPLVPAQGRVDTVIKPLLVQPGGILVEKAHSSLLCQEGAEEVSLEIPANILESSQRAHVTVMGDILGNALQNLDSLLAMPYGCGEQNMVRFAPNIYIQQYLEKTGQLLPDIRTKAQGFLQSGYQRELLYKHDDGSYSAFGKSDREGNTWLTAFVLKSFGQARAYVAIEERHITDALRWLRRHQRESGCFRSVGKLFNNALQGGVSDELSLSAYVAAAMLELGLPTLEPALSSALKCLEASPTDNPYTQALLAYVFGLAGLREQQRAQLQRLAQHSVSADGQLSWRRKGQAQKSPEPSWAAAAPAEVEMTAYVLLAYLSQPSVSPADLGTAARIVRWLCKQQNPYGGFASTQDTVVALQALAKYAALTYGSNGDFTVTVTAPKGTAQDFVLDSSNRLVLQRAALPELPGTYGLRARGQGCALVQVTLRYNVPPPPSTGAFELRVQTEPLPGTQNPQFLLRLWARYSGERPVTNMVVIEAKLPSGYSPDKKSVVELKMHSLVKKVEVQPDQVTIYLEQLSKQEETFSFRAQQDFPVSNLQPATVSLYDYYETGDRVDVAYTAPPSSEEDNV, encoded by the exons ATGAGGTCTCCAGCCCTTCccgtcctcctcctcatcctgctcctctcaGCCGGGGCCTCTGCAGCACC GAGTTTCGTGGTGGTGTCCCCGGCTGTGCTGTACCACCCCCACCCTGCCACGCTCTGGGTGCACCTCAGTGACCTCCAGGGGCCTGTCCAGGTCCGTGTCCAGCTGCaggggagcagcgggaccccgGCCACCACCCTGCTGAGGAGAGAGGTCCTGGAGCCTCATCTGCACCTGAACGTCACCTTCCCC gctccagcccctgccacagggaaggaggaaatcGTGGAGCTGCACGTCTCGATCCAGGGAGATTCCCTGAATGTCTCCGAGTCGAAGAAGGTGATGCTGAGAGCCCTGGAGCCCGGAATCTTCATCCAGACAGACAAGGCTGTCTACAAGCCTGGGCAGGAAG TGAAGTTCCGAGTTGTCTCTTTGGACAAAGACCTGAGCCCCAGCAACCAGAAg CTGCCCCTGGTGTTCCTGAAG GATCCCAGCGGGAATCGCATCGCGCAGTGGCGGGAGGTGACCCCTCGGCAGGGAATCGTGGATTTGTCCCTCCCGCTGGCCTCGGAGCCGGCCCTGGGCACCTACACCATCAGCGTGGAGGGGAAGAGCCATTCCTTCAGCGTGGAGGAATACG TGCTGCCCAAGTTTGAGGTGACCATCCATCTCCCCAGCGCGCTGCGGACGAAGGACGAGAAGTTCCCGGTGGAGATCTGCGGGCG CTACACCTACGGGAAGCCCGTCCAGGGGAAGGTCCAGGCTGACCTGTGCCTCAGCCAGAGGCTCTGGCCTCTCTACAGGGAGACCTGCACCCAGGTTACTGGGCAG ACGGGGAAGAACGGCTGCTTTTCCACAGAGGTTTTGTTGGCTGCTTTCAACATGACCACCTTGGAGACGGATGAGAAACTGGAAGTCAAGGCATCGCTGGTGGAGGATGGCACAG GGCTGGAGATGAAGAGCACCAAGAGCTGCGAGGTTCTACCCGAGAAGATCACGGTCACCTTTGAGAAACCCGATCACGTCTACAAGCGCAGCCTCCCCTACACCGGGATG ATCCGGCTGAAGAGCGCCGACGGCTCCGGGCTGCCCCAGAGGCAGGTCCTGCTCTTTGTCTGGAACCAGGGACAAGAGAAGACCCAAAGCTTCCTGACAGACAGCTCGGGGAGagcctccttccagctggaCGCCTCTGGCTGGAGTGGCAGGGTCTCCTTGCGG GCTCAAGTCAGCAGGACAGCTCAGAGCCAGGACGAGCACTCAGGAGTCACCCACGAGGATGCCTTTCTGTCAGTCATGCCCTTCTCATCGAAGAGTGGGAGCTTCCTGCACATCCGCGACCCGGAGGGGGAGCTGCCCTGCGGCCGTCcccagctgttccacgtggatTCCATCTTCAGCAAGGAGGCTTTAGGCAGTGGGCTGAAGAACCTGGATCTGGTTTTCATG GTCCTGGCCAAGGGGACCATCACCACCATCTTCAAGAAAGAGGTCTCTGCAGAGCCTG GACAGAGGGTCTCcatctccctggagctgcccatcGGGCTGGAGCTGGCGCCCATGGCCAGGTTTCTGGTCTACGTGGTGCTGCCCAACGGCGAGATGGTGGCTGACAGCACCGAGCTCTACGTGGCCAAGTGCTTCCCCAACCAG GTGACGATGGCGTTTTCAGAGGCCAGGGCCCTGCCTGGGGCGGCgctgaggctgcagctgggggcggccccgggctcGCTGTGCGCCGTGCGAGCCGTGGATCGCAGTGTGCTGCTCCTGAAGCCCGAGGCTGAGCTCAACGCCGAGGCC GTCTACAAAGCACTGCCCGAATTCAGCTACCCCCCCAGCATCCAGGATGAATCACCCTGTCACTTCTACTGGGACGACTCCAAGATGGAAACCTACAAGTTATTCCAG gATGCAGCCCTGAAGCTCTTCACCAATGCCAAGACCAGGGGGGATTGCTTGCCAAGGTTGATAATGTTCGGAGTCCCTGGTCCTAGAG gAGAGGTGCTACTGCCCCGTTTCACGGCAGAAAGCGAAGATGTCTCAGTACTCATGAGCATGCCCAGCCCAGCCATCCAGGTCATCCAGGACAGGGaagagcccccagccccccggACGTACTTCCCAGAGACGTGGCTGTGGGACCTGGTCCCTGTGGG GGAGGGCGGCTCTGCTGAGGTGACGGTGACAGTGCCCGACGCCATCACAGAGTGGGAGGCTGGGATGTTCTGCACGGCCCCGCAGGGCCTGGGGCTGTCCCCTGCTGTCACCCTCACGGCCTTCCAGCCGTTCTTCGTGGAGCTGGCGCTGCCCTACGCCGTGGTGCGCCACGAGACCTTCACCCTCAGGGCCAGCGTCTTCAACTACCTGCGCCAGTGCCTGAGG GTTCAGGTGACGCTGGCGGAGTCGGCGGAGCTGGAGGTGTCACCAGGCGCAGGGGACAGCTACAGCAGCTGTGTCTGTGCAGACGAAGCCAAGACCTTCCAGTGGGGTGTGAGAGCCACCAGCCTGG GGCAGGTGAACATCACCGTGAGCACCGAGGCCCTCAGCTCCACCGAGCCCTGTGGCAACGAGCTGCCCCTGGTGCCGGCCCAGGGCCGCGTGGACACCGTGATAAAGCCCCTGCTGGTGCAG CCCGGGGGGATCCTGGTGGAGAAGGctcacagctccctgctctgccaggaag gTGCTGAGGAAGTCTCCTTGGAGATTCCTGCAAACATCCTGGAGAGCTCCCAGAGAGCCCACGTCACCGTGATGG GTGACATCCTGGGCAACGCCCTGCAGAACCTGGACAGTCTCCTGGCCATGCCCTACGGCTGTGGGGAGCAGAACATGGTTCGCTTTGCCCCCAACATCTACATCCAGCAGTACCTGGAGAAGACCGGGCAGCTGCTGCCGGACATCCGCACCAAGGCACAGGGCTTCCTGCAGAGCG GGTACCAGCGGGAGCTGCTCTACAAACACGACGACGGCTCCTACAGCGCCTTCGGGAAGAGCGATCGCGAGGGCAACACCTG GCTGACCGCGTTTGTCCTCAAGTCCTTCGGGCAGGCCCGCGCCTACGTGGCCATCGAGGAGCGGCACATCACGGACGCGCTGCGGTGGCTGCGGCGGCACCAGAGGGAGAGCGGCTGCTTCCGCAGCGTGGGCAAACTCTTCAACAACGCCCTGCAg GGCGGGGTCTCGGACGAGCTCTCGCTCTCGGCGTACGTGGCGGCAGCgatgctggagctggggctgcccacgCTG GAGCCGGCGTTGAGCTCAGCGCTGAAGTGCCTGGAGGCCTCTCCCACGGACAACCCCTACACGCAAGCCCTGCTCGCCTACGTGTTCGGGCTGGCGGGGCTGCGGGAGCAGCAGCGGGCGCAGCTGCAGCgcctggcccagcacagcgTCAGCGCAG ACGGGCAGCTCTCCTGGCGCAGGAAGGGGCAGGCTCAGAAGTCCCCGGAGCCGTCCTGGGCCGCGGCCGCGCCGGCCGAGGTGGAGATGACGGCCTATGTCCTGCTGGCCTACCTGTCGCAGCCCTCCGTGTCCCCGGCTGACCTGGGCACGGCGGCCCGCATCGTCCGCTGgctctgcaagcagcagaaCCCCTACGGGGGCTTCGCCTCCACGCAG GACACCGTGGTGGCCCTGCAAGCCCTGGCCAAATACGccgccctgacctacggcagCAACGGGGACTTCACGGTGACGGTGACAGCGCCCAAGGGGACAGCGCAGGACTTCGTGCTGGACAGCAGCAACCGGCTGGTGCTGCAGCGGGCGGCCCTGCCCGAGCTGCCGGGCACCTACGGGCTGCGAGCCCgcgggcagggctgtgccctggtGCAG GTGACCCTGCGCTACAACGTGCCCCCCCCTCCCAGCACGGGGGCGTTTGAGCTGCGGGTGCAGACAGAGCCGCTGCCGGGCACACAGAACCCCCAGTTCCTCCTCCGGCTCTGGGCACG GTACAGTGGGGAGCGTCCTGTCACCAACATGGTCGTCATCGAGGCCAAGCTGCCATCGGGCTACAGCCCGGACAAGAAATCCGTGGTGGAG CTGAAGATGCACAGCCTGGTGAAGAAGGTGGAGGTGCAGCCCGACCAGGTGACCATTTACCTGGAGCAG